The following proteins are encoded in a genomic region of Choloepus didactylus isolate mChoDid1 chromosome Y, mChoDid1.pri, whole genome shotgun sequence:
- the LOC119524033 gene encoding serine/arginine-rich splicing factor 2-like: MSSGRPPPNMKGITSLKLDNLTYHTTPDTLRCIFLKYREVGDVYIPRDRFTKLSRGFAFVRFHDRRHAEDAMEALDGVVLDGREIRVQMACCRRPPGSERGRREMPTQWHAGDHSKSQILCCSRSRSVSRCRLSHSKSPSRSSSRAPSTSRPGPTGRSNSRSPSVFRSRSRSRSLPREYTGESESETQARILFQLPGREVRSG; encoded by the coding sequence ATGAGTTCCGGTCGCCCCCCACCCAACATGAAGGGCATAACCTCCTTGAAGTTAGACAACCTGACCTACCATACCACGCCTGACACCTTGCGATGCATCTTCCTGAAGTACAGAGAGGTTGGCGATGTGTACATCCCGAGGGACCGTTTCACTAAACTGTCCCGTGGTTTCGCCTTCGTCCGCTTCCACGACAGGCGCCACGCCGAGGACGCGATGGAGGCCTTAGATGGGGTCGTGCTGGATGGTCGAGAAATACGGGTGCAGATGGCGTGCTGCCGTCGCCCCCCAGGTTCTGAAAGAGGCCGCAGAGAAATGCCAACCCAGTGGCATGCAGGAGACCACTCCAAAAGCCAGATCCTCTGCTGTTCCAGATCCCGATCCGTAAGCAGATGTCGCTTGAGCCACTCCAAGTCTCCATCTCGCTCTTCCAGTAGAGCTCCGTCAACCTCTAGACCTGGACCTACTGGAAGATCCAATTCCAGGTCCCCCTCGGTGTTCAGGTCCAGGTCCAGGTCCAGAAGCCTTCCGCGAGAATACACGGGGGAATCCGAGTCCGAAACGCAAGCCAGAATTCTCTTCCAGCTTCCTGGGAGAGAGGTCCGTTCTGGATAA